A part of Aegilops tauschii subsp. strangulata cultivar AL8/78 chromosome 2, Aet v6.0, whole genome shotgun sequence genomic DNA contains:
- the LOC109754631 gene encoding uncharacterized protein, which translates to MVFEDESSDDLSGLQISSDDDGMHYQIPASIEDQDYNGLENAPEGLCVEHRLPTERRVAFESFETGRRFLVCAQPEAVNCGFLAWVDPEWPPTMQNALLKLWEMFEDSRTARRKDNLESSLTIHHLKEEKRNLDANYDKLVEDVHQLLSAQEDRVLDFSSLQAKEKRDERASASVVAAMKNETEKKEAENFKMKEKYKVLMNLVEAQGTVIRNMKMNHLKEKEKLAEGNNNLKIQVDELTKSLEKVTEENVQLNLHMSNLKRGHENLIKRRDEVKLQLAVQLKSLEKSKEKLKLIHDILKE; encoded by the exons atGGTCTTCGAGGATGAGAGCAGCGACGACTTGTCCGGCCTGCAGAtctcctccgacgacgacgggATGCACTATCAG ATTCCTGCTAGCATTGAAGACCAAGACTACAATGGCTTGGAGAATGCACCAGAGGGGCTCTGCGTGGAGCATCGGCTGCCAACTGAGCGCCGTGTAGCTTTTGAATCATTTGAGACCGGCAGGAGGTTTCTAGTTTGTGCTCAGCCT GAAGCTGTCAATTGTGGTTTCCTTGCTTGGGTTGACCCAGAGTGGCCTCCCACAATGCAAAATGCATTGTTGAAGCTTTGGGAAATGTTTGAAGACAGCAGGACTGCTAGGAGGAAGGATAACCTGGAAAGTTCACTTACTATCCACCACCTTAAAGAAGAGAAAAGGAATCTGGATGCCAACTATGATAAACTAGTTGAAGATGTCCATCAACTTCTCAGTGCCCAGGAGGACAGGGTGTTGGATTTCAGCTCTCTGCAAGCTAAGGAGAAGAGAGATGAGAGAGCCAGTGCATCAGTTGTGGCTGCCATGAAGAATGAGACGGAGAAGAAAGAGGCAGAGAACTTCAAGATGAAAGAGAAGTACAAAGTGCTGATGAACCTGGTAGAAGCTCAAGGCACTGTCATTAGGAACATGAAGATGAATCATTTGAAAGAGAAGGAAAAGCTAGCTGAAGGCAACAACAATTTAAAGATCCAGGTTGATGAGCTCACCAAGTCTTTGGAAAAAGTCACAGAAGAGAATGTGCAGTTGAACCTTCACATGTCTAATCTCAAGAGGGGACATGAGAATCTGATAAAACGCAGGGATGAGGTAAAGCTCCAGCTTGCTGTTCAGTTGAAGTCACTGGAGAAGAGCAAAGAGAAGTTGAAGTTGATCCATGACATCTTGAAGGAATGA